The following are encoded in a window of Thermoanaerobacter ethanolicus JW 200 genomic DNA:
- the pyrR gene encoding bifunctional pyr operon transcriptional regulator/uracil phosphoribosyltransferase PyrR, producing MKIKAEIMDEKAIDRALIRIAHEIVERNKGIEDVVLVGIKTRGVPLAERIAKYISRIEGKKPPVGSLDITLYRDDLTTDLEQPVVKKKDIGVDVVGKIVVLVDDVIYTGRTTRAAMDAIIDLGRPKAIQLAELIDRGHRELPIKPDYVGKNVPTSKNEIVNVMLEEVDKVNRVVITEK from the coding sequence TTGAAGATAAAAGCAGAGATAATGGATGAAAAAGCCATAGACAGAGCCTTGATAAGAATAGCCCATGAGATTGTGGAAAGGAATAAAGGCATTGAAGATGTGGTTTTGGTAGGCATTAAGACAAGAGGAGTGCCTTTAGCAGAAAGAATAGCGAAGTATATATCGCGAATTGAAGGGAAAAAGCCTCCAGTAGGGTCATTGGATATCACCCTATACCGTGATGACCTTACCACAGACCTTGAACAGCCTGTAGTCAAGAAAAAAGATATAGGTGTGGATGTGGTAGGTAAAATAGTGGTGTTAGTGGACGACGTGATATACACAGGAAGGACTACAAGGGCTGCTATGGATGCAATTATCGATTTAGGGAGGCCTAAGGCAATACAGCTGGCAGAATTAATAGACAGAGGGCACAGGGAATTGCCGATAAAGCCAGATTATGTAGGTAAAAATGTTCCAACATCAAAAAATGAAATAGTAAATGTGATGTTGGAGGAAGTAGACAAAGTCAACAGAGTGGTAATAACTGAAAAGTAG